Part of the Ziziphus jujuba cultivar Dongzao chromosome 8, ASM3175591v1 genome is shown below.
AGAAAAAGTAAGAAAGATCCACACTGTTGCTCTATCACTTTCGGAGACTCTAACTTTCTTGAAGTGCCAAAATCCAGTGAAATCTACTCTTTATGTACCCACTGTTCCATGCATTAACAATACTAGTAGTAGTACAACAAATGCTAGTGCTGGTATGAATATGATCCAATCGAAATGGAAATATTCTTATGTTAAGTTTGGAAAGATGAATGTTTCAGAATTAATGGATCTTTGTCAGATAGAGCTGATGTTTATGATAAGTAGTAGTTCATGGCAACGAAAGGAAAACAGCAATGTTATCTCCTCCTACTCAGAACTTTACAGTGAACTTGTACATGGGTTTGAGCTTTCATGGCTCCAAAGTTATGCTTCACGATCAATTGATATGGGAACTTGCGACATACTCAAGGACTCCAACAAGGTCCATTGTGCATCTTGTGGTGATTGGTGGGGACTCATAAATGGACATTGCGGTAAGCATAATTCGGATCCTCTGCTTTTTGCAgagtttttgactttttgttctgcaTAATTAGGAGACTTTTGTAATATGATTTTGTTGATCTATTTGTTTCCATTTGTCTTTCAAATCCGCTGTTAATATGGCAAATTAATTGGctgtatttcaattttttttttttttttactttcaaaaaCTTCAAACATAATATGGGAATGTGAATTTGTAGCTTTCAGCCATTTATATAATGTCAAATCCGCATATAAAGCCCACTGGTGATGGTGACCAGAGGagacaaataacatttttattagaTAGTGGAGTGAGCTAGCCGACatttgttacggaattgggagaaaaacaaatagcaacggaaacaaagaaagcgaagaacaaacacaaaattaacgtggaaacccttgacgggaaaaaccacgggcagggagaacaaatccaatatcgaaagattggtacaaaaggtgagcctgactgcgcgataccttctaaccctaattacagccgaaaactatatatatatagtacagaagaaaccctaaaattgaacaggtccataccgcGGGGCGCTGCCCCCGCACCCCCATCGGGCTCAGTGGTGGGCTACGATCTCGAGCCTATCGGCCCGaaacctccgcttccaccacagagccccaaatttttctccaaaatttagtttcaccaaatgggtcgcaccgcgagcttttcgggtcgggtcaacaagaattcggatcacaaactctaacaacatTTCTTTTGTTGTTTGACTAATTGGATTGTGCAGGTTCTTGGGTTACGATTCTATTTTATGTTGAATGTAAGTATATATGTCTCTCAGCATCTTATAGCATTGAATTATTTCAAGTTTTTTAGTTAATCTTGTATGAAATTTTGATGTGCAACATGTCTTTTGCAGACTGATTATCTTATTGATGGTTTTTGTGTTGTAGATTCAGTAGAATTATGCGCCCAGTACACCGTATTGGCAGGTAAATTCTCAACTATACATATAATGTAGGAAACTTGTAAGACAAAAAAGTTgattattgaaaagaaaaagaaaaaaaaaatgcaggaaaattgtgTATGTTATAGTTAAAACAGTGAGAAACCCAGGAAGTCATTCTGGATCGGGAAAATGCCAATGATCTGAGAAAATTGCCTAAGATAAAATATGGAACAGAAAGAGGTAGTTTAGTGATAGTGTAAAAATAGACCAAAGGGTAACTACTACATTATTTGAAACCGGTTAactattaatgtttatttttttatgctaaCCAAATTcgcttttcatttttaatttatttttgataaattttcagTATGTGCGTGgacaatattaaaattcatattcGGAACTCCATGTGTGGCCGCTTTTGTTATCTACAAATGGCGAAAGCGACATCAATCAATGTATGACGTCATTGAAGAATTCCTAGAAACTCACAATAATCTCATGCCTATAAGGTACTCATACTCAGAAATTAAAAAGATGACAAACGGTTTCAAAGACAAATTAGGTGAAGGAGGTTTTGGTTCTGTATATAAAGGAAAGCTTCGCAGTGGAAATCTTGTAGCAATCAAAATGCTAGGTAAATCTAAGGCTAATGGCCAAGATTTTATTAACGAAGTTGCCACAATTGGGAGGATCCATCATGTTAATGTGGTGCAATTGGTTGGTTTCTGTGTTGAGGGACCAAAACGTGCTCTTATATATGATTTCATGTCTAATGGGTCCCtagataaatacattttttcacAAGGAGAAAACTCCTTAGATTGCAAGAAAATGTATGAAATTTCACTTGGTATAGCTTGTGGTATTGAATATCTTCATCAAGGATGCAACATGCAAATTCTGCATTTTGATATTAAGCCACACAATATTCTTTTGGATGAGAATTTTGTCCCAAAAGTTTCTGACTTTGGACTTGCAAGATTATGCCCATTAGACAACAGCGTTGTGTCTCTAACTGCAGCACGAGGTACCATAGGATACATAGCTCCAGAGTTATTTTACAAAAACATTGGAAGAATTTCGTACAAAGCTGATGTTTATAGTTTTGGAATGTTGTTAATGGAAATGGCAAGTAGAAGGAAGAATTCGAGCTCAGGTGCAGAGCATACAAGTCAAGTCTACTTTCCTTCTTGGGTCTATGACCAATTGGACGAAGGAAAGGACTTAGAAATGGAAGATGCAACAGATgatgaattaaaaataagaaagaagatgATTCTAGTAGCATTATGGTGCATACAAATGAAGCCAAGTGATCGACCTTCCATGAACAAAGTTAGAGAAATGCTTGAAGGAGAAATTGAATGCCTAAAAATGCCTCAAAGGCCATTTCTTTGTGCAGAAAAGAAGTCTGCAGAGGATTCTAAGGAGAATTCAAACTCAAAATACTCATCCACAACATCAGATTATGAATCTGAAGAGGACAGTCTGCTTTTGAATGCAAATTAAAACATTTATAATAATAGTTAGTTTGTGAATGTAAAAGGGAAGCATACGTTCCCCAAATTTAATCAATTAGTGAAACTAGTCTTGCATCTTTTGTATTGACCAAGGTAAATGTACTATCTTTTTATCTCTGTAAAAACTGATAATGATAAAAGTTTGGTTTGTAGAACACATAGCAGTGAAAATGGAAAGGAACACACGGCCAATGAACATATACAATTTTGCTACATTTATCTCACATACATAAAAATTGGCCATGAACAACAGAAGCCAACCAAGTTGATGAAAGTCAATCAAGATCATGTTTAGCTATCTAAGATTCATATTAGTTAGCTTTAATTCCAGGAACTCAAATACAGAGTTAATAGAACTACTTGTTTTCTTACAAATCCGAATTTAATTTGCAAAGACGTGCTAGAGTGGGTTTCCTTAAATATGAATTGGCTCttttatttacaaatattggTCCTTGTTGCTTCTGAAACATGTAATTGCGTTAGTGATATTAACCCCCATGAAGTATAACTAGGAATCATCTTCTAAATGAATCAGCTCAGATTTTAATCTTTGTAGTTAACATTTCAACTTCTAGTCACTTTACCATCCAAAATCATAGCTACTACTTTTATGCTTATAGAGGTCAACTTTCATGTTTCAAAGTTGACGAGTATTCCATGCACTCCTCTGCTACTGCACTTGTTCCTTGTCCTAAACATGACTATCTTGCATGTAAGCAACTAAGAAATCAcacaaaagaaacagaaaaaaggtCCTTGAGTctcaaagaaccaaaaaaacatGTTTGTGATCAAACAGTTATTAGAAGTTGATAACACAGTGTACTGGATTTCTTAGACAGTTCTTAAGTACCCAGATAAGCTtagtaacagaaaaaaaaaaaaaaaaaaaaaaaaaagaagaaaataacccACAGATTTATAACCATTTGGCGTTGCTATCTTTCTACGCCATACGTCATGATAATCAACATTCTTTCACAAAAATCAGgataagaaatatttaaaaaaattttaagagaatataaaataaaaaaatgattataaaaattttaaaatgttaataattGGATACATAGCTCAGCATCACAAAAGTCAGCATCTTGTCTTTAACTGCAGCAAGAGGAACCAGAAGATACATAGTTCCAAAGTCGTTTTACAAAACAATTGGAGGAGTTCTTACAAACCTTATGTTTAGTTTTGGAACGTTGTTAAAGAAAATGGCAAATAGAAGGAAGAACTTAGAGCTCAGATGTAGGGCATATAAGTCAAGTCTACTATAAGTCAAGTCTACTTTTCTATGTGGGTTTATGATTAATTGGATGAAGGAAATAACTTGAAATTGGAAGATGAAACTGATGATGAatcaaaaataagaaagaagatgATTATAGTAGCATTATGGTGCGTACAAATGAAGCCAAGTGATCTCCCGAACCAGTTAGTTTAACCGAAAGGCCAAAATATGACTGTCCctccttctcccctcccccatTTACATCAATCATGATATTACCTTTTCTGTCAATATAGCCAGGGAAACCACCATAAGATTTgcataatttcttaaataattgCAGTACTAAGTTTTACTTGATCATATAGGATAAAATAGTTGACATATGTCTTCAACTCCTTGAAGATACTCTAGTCTGTACAATGACCATGATCCCAGCTTTCTACAAGCTTATAGAAGAGCCAATTTGCAGATTGTAAAAACTTGTCTCTTTGGCAAATTTGAGAAGCGCTAGTCAGACTTATGCACAACGATTACCATACTttcgaaaaaataaataaactgatTCAAATTGTAGaagaaaaatttaatcaattgaAACAGCCACCTGTATCTTTTATACTGAAGGCTTCCATAGAATTAGAGCTTACTAAATATGCTTAAGTCTGGAAGAATAGATATGGcatgttttaataatatttacttttttacttGTTTTGCAAGGTAACGCAGAAGGTAGGATAAAATTATGCAATGTTGCTGGCATCTGGATTGCCCAATATTCCTGTAACTGTTGACCGTATAATTACAATCAACACATTATTAACAAAGTTCTTTACATTATAGATTGTAGAAAGCCTTTTCAGTCATTATCAATTCATAGCTTCTACACAAGGCATGCCCTAAAAACAAGAACACACTGACCAAACAGCAGTTCAACTAATTGCCGGTTTGGGAGTGACATTGAATCGCTTAAACCacttttaaaaagtataaaagcGTTTCTTATCATTCTGAGAGATAGGCTAAAGTTCAGTTCGCAAGGGTTATAAATGTCATCAAAACGGGAAAAGTATACTTAACTCCCAATGTCATGTTCAATGAAAAGAAACCTGTTTTCCTTTTACCTGGCCTGATGGGACTGCACTAACTAAATCTACTTGTGACACTTATCAAGCACCCTTACTCCTTTTGATTAGTTCCTAGCAGGACTCTACCGACAGATATAAGAGAATTGGTTCCCAATCCTTATAGGATCTGATGGTTTAGGTGATTGGACTatgtgtttttgtttatatgGCAAAGTTAGGGGGAACATAATTGGTAGTGTTAAATGGTTAGAAAAGAACATAGAGAAATAGGTACTAAACGGACTCCGATACACTTCAAGATACTTTAGTATGTTGATTCCCATATTACAAACTTtagattttcttctttttcctttcatcaaaaatgatatatatgtccttttaaaaataaaatttataaaataaaaaataaaaaataaaaaataaaatgaaaaaaacactaTGATATACTTGCTGCCCAAATATTGCTAGACTAATGTACTACACAACTGCTGCCCAAgtaagcaaataattaaataaatctagAAATATTTCAGAATTTTATATCAGCATCCTTCATCTTTTGAACAGTCCCTCCCCAGCACAACCTCCTCCAATGGTGACACTCTCCTCTAAGTCTGGTAGATCTAAACCCAAAACGTTCAATGCTGAGATTCCCAAGCTATTCGAACTGAACCTTCACCCGTGAATCAAGCAATTTAGAGTTCACACTGGCTTAACGCAATGAAATACGAGTACTACAACGCTCTCGTGCTGAATCACACCAGGTCACTAGTACCAAATAGTCCCAACTACCATCTCGTGGGTGACAAAAGGTTTCAAGATTAAGAGGAGCTCATATGGCACAGTTAATCGCTACAAAGACAGGTGAGTAGCGAAGGGCCATGGTCGTTTTCCCGGTGGTATTGATTTTGACTTCAATTTCACTCATACATTCAGTCCTGTGACTAAACCATGCACTATCTCGTTTGATCCTATCTCTTGCTGTTTCCCACCATCATTGGGATATCAGTCGTGTAGATGTCAATAACACATTCCTTAACCGGTTCTTACAAGAGGATGTTTACATGGCGCAACCAGAAGGATGAGTCTAAACCCAGTTACGTTTGCAAGTTGCATAGATCAATTTATGGATTGAAACAGACGCTGAGTGCCAGGTATGACCAACTGAAACACACTGACTGCACTTGGGGTTTCATCAAGTCACCATGGATTCTTCACTGTTTACCATGTCTACCCGTTCTCACGTCTTCCTTTCGGTCTTGGTCCATATGGATGACATTTTGATAACAGGttataagaaaaaagagattGATCGGTTTATCTCAAAACTCAACTCTCCTTTTTGCTTTTAAGGACCTTGGCTCTGTTTCCAACTTTCTAGGCATTGAAGTGCATAGAAACAACAACGACGATGTTCATCTCTCCCAGTCCAAGTACATCTTGGATCTCTTAAATCGTGTTAAAATGGTTAGATACAAACAGAGTCCCACTCCAACCGATACAAGTACTCAACAACAATTTGGACAAACAATAATTGGACGTCCTTTTGGTAATGTATTCTTGTACCGCATCACCATAAGAGCTTTACAATACCTAACAATATTTACAAGGCCAGAACTTGCATACATCGTAAACAAACTCAGCCAATTTATGGATGCTCCAACCTACACTCATTGGTCTGCCTGTAAAAATATTCTAAGCCACTTACATGGAACTAGTCATCATGGTCCTTTCGTACGCCATCGCCACGGACACTGCGTGGATATGCTGAGATTGATGACCACCACCAACGTTCTACTGTATACTGTATCTTCTTGGCAATAATCTTGTCTCGTGGTcatcagaaaaacaaaatactGTGGCAAGGTCAAGCACAGATTCGGTCTTCGATGATAGGACAAAGCATATAGAGGTTGATAGGCACTTTGTGAGGGATTGCCTCTTGAAGAATAAGTTGGAAGTTTGTTGTGTACCCACTGAAGATCAAATAGCTGACATCTTTACCAAGGTGTTACCTGATGTGCGTTTTGCTCAATTAAGATCCAAACTTAATTTGGGACGATCCCCACTAAGTTCGAGAGGGAGATGTTAGGATATTAGGATAGTAGGGTTGTTTCCTAATAGCAAGGGCTATCTGCAGCTCTATAACTGTATAAATACATGACCACCAAAGATATGAAAGATAaacttccaaaaataatatactcCCTATATGTCATTTTTGCTGTAGTTTACACCCTTTATGaatgaatataaattattaatgtataatttttatataaataaattaagatagATATTGGTGCCTTCAGAACTGAATTAGTTACATAATAATTGACACATTGAGGAAAAGTAATAAAGAAAGGAGGTATTAGAGTTTTCTAACATAATTATTTGATgctatgtattattatttttactgtttTATACTAGTCAGGAAGCAGATCCGGTACAACAGTATAGAGTTGTATGTAGAAGTGGCAAAGCAAAAGCAAATGAGCAAATGGGAAATGGGAAGAAGATCGCAACCATTGCTGTCACCATTGAAATTGATATTCATAAACTTGATGGTTTTGATGGTAACTAGCTTTGCAAAAAACGACCGTAACTAATTCAGTTTTGATAAATATTGGTTTTAATAATACTAGCAGTACAAATGGTAGGTTTGGTATGAATATGGTCCAATCAAACGTGCAATTTTCTTACGTTAAGGTTGGAAGAACAAATGGTTcagaattgatggattttgtcACTGATGGGTACAAGATGAATTTTTGGTGAGGAACGGAAAAAAGCAATAGTTCCTCCTATTCTGAAATCCACAATGAACTTGTTCAAGGGTTTGAGCTTGGCAAAGTTATGCTCCGGAATATCTGTATACTGTAGGCACTTGCTATGTGCTGAATGATTCCAATGCTGTTCAATGTATATCTTTTGGTGATTTGTGGGAACTAAGTGGCTCATGTGGTAAGCACAGATAATTTTACAAAGTAATAGATGagattttagtttgattttacGGTGTGAGGTGAgctcacattttatttttttggtttcgcTAATTGTATGTTATGGACTATTTTTAGTCGAATGCAAGTATCTCTCTACGAACTTGAGTTGTATTTTGTAGTTTACTCATCTTATTGTATGTTGTTTGTTTGTGTTATTGATTATGTGGGATATTCTTCGTTAAGGCTCCAGTATAGGTAAATCCTCAAACTTCATTTATATGCAGAAAATTTGTAGAACAGAGTGATTGATtgtttgggggaaaaaaaaaaaaaaaaaaaaaaaaaggaaatgtatAACATGTCTGGGAAATCATCCTGGAATAGGATATATGTTAGGAAAATTGCTTAATTCACGATCAAAC
Proteins encoded:
- the LOC125421242 gene encoding rust resistance kinase Lr10 isoform X1; protein product: MNMIQSKWKYSYVKFGKMNVSELMDLCQIELMFMISSSSWQRKENSNVISSYSELYSELVHGFELSWLQSYASRSIDMGTCDILKDSNKVHCASCGDWWGLINGHCGSWVTILFYVEYSVELCAQYTVLAVCAWTILKFIFGTPCVAAFVIYKWRKRHQSMYDVIEEFLETHNNLMPIRYSYSEIKKMTNGFKDKLGEGGFGSVYKGKLRSGNLVAIKMLGKSKANGQDFINEVATIGRIHHVNVVQLVGFCVEGPKRALIYDFMSNGSLDKYIFSQGENSLDCKKMYEISLGIACGIEYLHQGCNMQILHFDIKPHNILLDENFVPKVSDFGLARLCPLDNSVVSLTAARGTIGYIAPELFYKNIGRISYKADVYSFGMLLMEMASRRKNSSSGAEHTSQVYFPSWVYDQLDEGKDLEMEDATDDELKIRKKMILVALWCIQMKPSDRPSMNKVREMLEGEIECLKMPQRPFLCAEKKSAEDSKENSNSKYSSTTSDYESEEDSLLLNAN
- the LOC125421242 gene encoding rust resistance kinase Lr10 isoform X2 encodes the protein MNMIQSKWKYSYVKFGKMNVSELMDLCQIELMFMISSSSWQRKENSNVISSYSELYSELVHGFELSWLQSYASRSIDMGTCDILKDSNKVHCASCGDWWGLINGHCDSVELCAQYTVLAVCAWTILKFIFGTPCVAAFVIYKWRKRHQSMYDVIEEFLETHNNLMPIRYSYSEIKKMTNGFKDKLGEGGFGSVYKGKLRSGNLVAIKMLGKSKANGQDFINEVATIGRIHHVNVVQLVGFCVEGPKRALIYDFMSNGSLDKYIFSQGENSLDCKKMYEISLGIACGIEYLHQGCNMQILHFDIKPHNILLDENFVPKVSDFGLARLCPLDNSVVSLTAARGTIGYIAPELFYKNIGRISYKADVYSFGMLLMEMASRRKNSSSGAEHTSQVYFPSWVYDQLDEGKDLEMEDATDDELKIRKKMILVALWCIQMKPSDRPSMNKVREMLEGEIECLKMPQRPFLCAEKKSAEDSKENSNSKYSSTTSDYESEEDSLLLNAN
- the LOC125421242 gene encoding rust resistance kinase Lr10 isoform X3: MDIAVLGLRFYFMLNTDYLIDGFCVVDSVELCAQYTVLAVCAWTILKFIFGTPCVAAFVIYKWRKRHQSMYDVIEEFLETHNNLMPIRYSYSEIKKMTNGFKDKLGEGGFGSVYKGKLRSGNLVAIKMLGKSKANGQDFINEVATIGRIHHVNVVQLVGFCVEGPKRALIYDFMSNGSLDKYIFSQGENSLDCKKMYEISLGIACGIEYLHQGCNMQILHFDIKPHNILLDENFVPKVSDFGLARLCPLDNSVVSLTAARGTIGYIAPELFYKNIGRISYKADVYSFGMLLMEMASRRKNSSSGAEHTSQVYFPSWVYDQLDEGKDLEMEDATDDELKIRKKMILVALWCIQMKPSDRPSMNKVREMLEGEIECLKMPQRPFLCAEKKSAEDSKENSNSKYSSTTSDYESEEDSLLLNAN
- the LOC125421242 gene encoding rust resistance kinase Lr10 isoform X4, with the protein product MYDVIEEFLETHNNLMPIRYSYSEIKKMTNGFKDKLGEGGFGSVYKGKLRSGNLVAIKMLGKSKANGQDFINEVATIGRIHHVNVVQLVGFCVEGPKRALIYDFMSNGSLDKYIFSQGENSLDCKKMYEISLGIACGIEYLHQGCNMQILHFDIKPHNILLDENFVPKVSDFGLARLCPLDNSVVSLTAARGTIGYIAPELFYKNIGRISYKADVYSFGMLLMEMASRRKNSSSGAEHTSQVYFPSWVYDQLDEGKDLEMEDATDDELKIRKKMILVALWCIQMKPSDRPSMNKVREMLEGEIECLKMPQRPFLCAEKKSAEDSKENSNSKYSSTTSDYESEEDSLLLNAN